One window of Bacillus alveayuensis genomic DNA carries:
- a CDS encoding carbon starvation protein (product_source=KO:K06200; cog=COG1966; ko=KO:K06200; pfam=PF02554,PF13722; transmembrane_helix_parts=Inside_1_2,TMhelix_3_25,Outside_26_68,TMhelix_69_91,Inside_92_128,TMhelix_129_151,Outside_152_155,TMhelix_156_178,Inside_179_184,TMhelix_185_207,Outside_208_212,TMhelix_213_235,Inside_236_239,TMhelix_240_262,Outside_263_276,TMhelix_277_296,Inside_297_316,TMhelix_317_339,Outside_340_368,TMhelix_369_391,Inside_392_420,TMhelix_421_443,Outside_444_447,TMhelix_448_465,Inside_466_471,TMhelix_472_494,Outside_495_503,TMhelix_504_521,Inside_522_539): MNFLVLLLICGMILTIAYFTYGKFIENKLEIDPARKTPAVEMSDGVDYVATKKPVLLGHHFATIAGGGPIVGPITAVVFGWLPAVLWILFGSIFMGGVHDYTSLQASIRHRGQSIGAIIKEYIGRRGQTLFLIFSIATLILIVGVFIILVADTFSAVPEAATASVLFILLAPIFGVMVNQMRINLFVASIFGIIAMFLSIYIGMLFPIQLDSAVWSIILIIYAYVASVLPVWVLLQPRDYLNSFLLYGMIIGATIGVILFAPEIKFPAYVSFYNENLGYLFPILFITIACGALSGFHSLVSSGTTAKQLDNEKSGRFITYGGMLIEAFLAVIAIGSVIYLSQAEFTARLAELKTPVGMFSAGIGEFMSAFGLPIEIGTSFVALTVSAFLLTSLDSATRLGRYAVQEFCEERAPKIAKNAHASTFIIVAFAAILALSGTWSTVWPIFGAANQMLGALALLAVTAWLAKRKTKTTFTAIPMVIMFVITLSALIVIMQQNFIKGNYILVVIAIALFILCIALVIEAWQTFTRTKSTDKTIKA, encoded by the coding sequence GTGAACTTTTTAGTGTTATTATTAATCTGTGGAATGATTTTAACTATTGCTTATTTTACTTATGGAAAGTTTATTGAAAATAAGCTTGAAATTGATCCAGCAAGAAAAACACCAGCTGTCGAAATGTCTGATGGAGTAGACTACGTCGCAACGAAAAAGCCCGTATTGCTCGGCCACCATTTCGCAACCATAGCAGGAGGAGGGCCGATTGTTGGACCGATTACCGCTGTTGTTTTTGGATGGCTTCCAGCTGTACTATGGATTTTATTCGGAAGTATTTTTATGGGTGGGGTTCATGATTACACGTCTCTACAAGCTTCCATTCGCCATCGGGGACAATCAATTGGAGCAATTATTAAAGAATATATCGGTCGTCGCGGCCAAACATTGTTTTTGATTTTTTCAATTGCCACGTTAATTTTAATTGTCGGCGTATTCATTATTTTAGTAGCGGATACGTTCTCTGCTGTACCGGAGGCGGCAACGGCATCTGTTCTCTTTATTTTGCTCGCTCCAATATTTGGGGTCATGGTCAATCAAATGCGCATAAACCTTTTTGTCGCTTCTATTTTCGGAATTATCGCAATGTTTTTATCGATTTATATCGGCATGTTGTTTCCAATTCAATTAGATTCAGCCGTTTGGTCCATTATTCTGATTATTTATGCATATGTAGCTTCTGTTCTACCAGTTTGGGTTTTGCTGCAGCCGAGAGATTACTTAAACTCATTCCTTTTATACGGGATGATCATTGGGGCGACAATTGGCGTCATTTTGTTTGCGCCAGAAATTAAGTTCCCTGCATATGTGAGCTTTTATAATGAAAATTTAGGTTATTTATTCCCGATTTTATTTATTACGATTGCTTGTGGAGCATTATCTGGCTTCCATTCATTAGTTTCTTCTGGAACAACCGCAAAACAATTAGATAATGAGAAAAGCGGACGGTTTATTACTTATGGTGGAATGTTAATAGAAGCGTTTTTAGCAGTCATTGCTATCGGCTCTGTTATTTATTTATCACAAGCAGAATTTACAGCTCGTCTAGCTGAATTGAAAACGCCAGTCGGTATGTTTTCTGCTGGAATTGGTGAGTTTATGTCTGCCTTCGGATTACCGATCGAAATTGGAACTTCATTCGTTGCTTTAACCGTATCAGCCTTCTTATTAACATCACTTGATTCGGCAACGAGATTAGGTCGATATGCCGTTCAAGAGTTTTGTGAGGAACGTGCACCAAAAATAGCGAAAAACGCACACGCTTCTACCTTTATTATTGTCGCTTTTGCTGCCATATTAGCACTTTCTGGAACATGGAGCACTGTATGGCCAATATTCGGTGCGGCAAACCAAATGCTTGGTGCTTTAGCGTTATTGGCCGTTACGGCATGGCTGGCTAAACGAAAAACGAAGACGACGTTTACAGCTATTCCGATGGTCATCATGTTTGTGATCACGCTTAGTGCACTGATTGTGATTATGCAGCAAAATTTCATCAAGGGCAACTATATCCTCGTTGTCATAGCGATCGCACTCTTTATCTTATGTATCGCTCTCGTAATCGAAGCATGGCAAACGTTTACAAGAACAAAAAGTACGGATAAAACAATTAAGGCATGA
- a CDS encoding D-alanine transaminase (product_source=KO:K00824; cath_funfam=3.20.10.10; cog=COG0115; ko=KO:K00824; pfam=PF01063; superfamily=56752; tigrfam=TIGR01121), with amino-acid sequence MSIAYSNGQFVDLNEPVIPVEERGHQFGDGVYEVIRVYQGKPFMLKEHLERLIRSAQAIKLPIEERLTDYEHLILKGIEKSGLSDCDVYIQITRGISPRNHLFPDVPVSTTMTVKPSKMLNPELREHGVKAIFHPDERWANCYIKSLNLLPNILSKQAAHDAGCFEAILVRDGFVTEGTSSNVFIIQDGKVYTTPLSKQILPGITRMAVKKAAENLDIPFIEEKFTPEQLKQADEVFITSTTSEILPVVHIEGEQIGDGKPGEITKSLYKEFKTFIKSL; translated from the coding sequence ATGAGCATTGCCTATAGCAACGGTCAGTTTGTTGACCTAAATGAACCAGTGATTCCAGTAGAAGAAAGAGGCCACCAGTTTGGGGATGGTGTGTATGAGGTCATTCGTGTTTATCAAGGAAAGCCATTTATGTTAAAAGAGCATTTAGAACGCCTTATTAGAAGTGCTCAAGCTATAAAATTACCGATTGAGGAACGATTAACAGACTATGAACATTTAATTTTAAAGGGGATTGAAAAATCAGGGTTAAGCGATTGTGATGTATATATTCAAATAACACGCGGCATTAGTCCTCGAAATCATTTATTTCCCGATGTTCCAGTTTCCACAACAATGACAGTGAAGCCAAGTAAAATGTTAAATCCAGAACTTAGAGAGCACGGGGTAAAAGCTATTTTTCATCCAGATGAGCGCTGGGCTAATTGCTATATAAAATCACTGAATTTATTGCCGAATATTTTATCGAAGCAAGCTGCCCATGATGCAGGCTGCTTTGAAGCGATTCTTGTGCGTGATGGCTTTGTAACAGAAGGAACAAGTTCAAATGTGTTTATCATTCAAGATGGCAAGGTGTATACTACACCTTTATCTAAGCAAATATTGCCAGGTATTACGAGAATGGCTGTAAAAAAAGCAGCGGAAAATTTGGACATTCCTTTTATCGAGGAAAAATTCACACCAGAACAATTAAAGCAAGCGGATGAAGTGTTTATCACTAGCACGACATCGGAAATTTTGCCTGTTGTTCATATAGAAGGAGAGCAAATCGGTGATGGAAAGCCTGGGGAAATAACAAAATCGTTGTATAAAGAGTTTAAAACGTTCATAAAATCTTTATAA
- a CDS encoding hypothetical protein (product_source=Hypo-rule applied): protein MGTIHLVVSEQVKNWIRKKGGIVTISLFEPVNCCAAGPEVTTSLRKPNTEQLFKHYKVDDISFFIHPHIFSTSEQLEITLKGFSKFKFLQVSGFRPF, encoded by the coding sequence GTGGGAACGATTCATTTAGTGGTATCAGAACAGGTGAAAAATTGGATTCGAAAAAAAGGGGGGATTGTAACCATTAGTTTATTTGAGCCAGTTAATTGCTGTGCAGCTGGCCCTGAGGTGACAACCTCTTTGCGCAAACCGAATACTGAACAGTTGTTTAAACATTATAAAGTGGATGACATTTCTTTTTTTATTCATCCTCATATATTCTCAACGTCTGAGCAACTAGAAATTACTTTAAAAGGATTTAGTAAATTCAAATTTTTACAGGTAAGCGGCTTTCGACCGTTTTAA
- a CDS encoding hypothetical protein (product_source=Hypo-rule applied; cath_funfam=2.130.10.10; superfamily=51004) produces the protein MKTMQKLNPYLNEMANRYTAWFDVYRHDRLGSIPLAFSAHFKRRDEKYLVTKTIKVWSMENDQHVYVTSLDRLVTVQDIENFKQELLKIAQEQSPDRPEHMSTVHTGVIVTNEPVSQEVKRSVKKFRKLKFIKYGLHGWYEIFIGVVDTQNREAYIHSKGKEFIKPFIQSLGN, from the coding sequence ATGAAAACGATGCAAAAGCTAAATCCATACTTAAATGAAATGGCGAACCGATATACAGCATGGTTTGACGTTTACCGTCATGATCGGTTAGGAAGTATTCCGCTTGCTTTTAGCGCACATTTTAAGCGACGTGATGAAAAATATTTAGTTACGAAAACGATTAAAGTTTGGAGTATGGAAAATGATCAACATGTATACGTTACAAGTTTAGATCGGCTAGTAACCGTTCAAGATATAGAAAATTTTAAACAAGAGCTGCTAAAAATCGCACAGGAGCAATCGCCAGATCGTCCAGAGCATATGTCGACTGTTCATACAGGTGTGATTGTGACAAATGAGCCAGTGTCTCAAGAGGTAAAACGAAGCGTCAAGAAATTTCGTAAATTAAAGTTTATTAAATATGGTTTGCATGGATGGTATGAAATCTTTATCGGTGTTGTCGATACTCAAAATCGAGAAGCTTACATTCATTCAAAAGGAAAAGAATTTATAAAGCCTTTCATACAATCATTAGGAAATTGA
- a CDS encoding membrane dipeptidase (product_source=KO:K01273; cath_funfam=3.20.20.140; cog=COG2355; ko=KO:K01273; pfam=PF01244; superfamily=51556), whose protein sequence is MDIIDLHCDALWKLSHGKGAIRYADSPQLDTNKNRLREGNVKVQCFAIFVEPEIQTEQKFQAALDQVDLFYYEILRKNPEMKHLKAWDDFDTLQNGEIGAVLTLEGVDAIGNDIGKLRLLYELGVMSVGLTWNYANLAADGALEPRGGGLTEFGREVVRLNNDYNVLTDVSHLSERSFWDVLELADYPIASHSNAKALCQHPRNLSDEQAKALFAKGGLIHVVYHPSFLSESGTATFSDIIKHVDHFCSLGGEKQIGLGSDFDGIDVKVKGLEDASKTQRLINELLKHFSEEEVRGFAYQNFLNHRPNVKEK, encoded by the coding sequence ATGGATATTATCGACTTGCATTGTGATGCTTTATGGAAGCTTTCACATGGGAAAGGTGCCATTCGCTATGCTGATTCGCCTCAATTAGATACAAATAAAAATAGATTACGAGAAGGCAATGTTAAAGTACAATGCTTTGCCATTTTTGTGGAACCGGAAATTCAAACCGAACAAAAGTTCCAAGCGGCTTTAGATCAGGTGGATTTGTTTTACTATGAAATATTACGCAAAAATCCAGAGATGAAGCATCTGAAAGCATGGGACGATTTCGACACATTACAAAACGGAGAAATCGGCGCTGTATTAACCCTTGAAGGTGTTGATGCCATTGGTAATGATATAGGAAAGCTTCGTCTTTTATATGAGCTAGGTGTGATGTCTGTCGGATTGACATGGAATTATGCCAATTTAGCAGCAGATGGAGCTCTTGAACCACGTGGGGGAGGGTTAACGGAATTTGGCAGAGAGGTCGTCCGTTTAAACAATGACTACAATGTGCTAACAGATGTGTCTCATTTAAGTGAACGCTCGTTTTGGGATGTGCTGGAACTAGCTGATTATCCGATCGCCAGCCACAGTAATGCAAAGGCATTGTGTCAACATCCTCGCAATTTATCTGATGAACAAGCAAAAGCATTGTTTGCTAAAGGCGGTTTAATTCATGTTGTGTATCATCCATCTTTTTTAAGTGAATCAGGTACAGCCACCTTCTCTGATATTATTAAACATGTTGACCATTTTTGCTCATTAGGGGGAGAAAAGCAAATAGGACTAGGGTCGGATTTTGATGGAATAGATGTGAAAGTAAAAGGGCTTGAAGATGCATCGAAAACGCAGCGGTTGATTAATGAGCTATTGAAGCATTTTTCCGAAGAAGAAGTACGTGGATTTGCTTATCAAAACTTTTTAAATCATCGTCCAAACGTAAAAGAAAAGTAA